The following are encoded in a window of Ignicoccus islandicus DSM 13165 genomic DNA:
- a CDS encoding methyltransferase, with the protein MIAMATTNPGLEDVAEWEVASWGAKPISREEGRTFFEWDGSLDELVWKIERSNTLHKVVVIFYRGSLEGIDLSWVPKYVSPGVKFAVRAQRIGEGIHSMELAKLVGEKVIEEVEKFYGEKPEVDLDYPSVVVYAESRFGEIIIGLQVSGEESLHRRYYRIYEHMASLKPTIAYSMLKLAGAEEAEVLVDPMCGSGTIAIEATKFLIPKIYCFDIKKKYVEIAKANAKAAMVEDLIEFDAWDATKLHERVTDVDLIAVNPPYGIRMGSPRKVLKLYEDFSRSSYQALGRNGKLVMITPLKEAKEIFIRNGFELMSKRSVYHGDLWTELMLFRKRTS; encoded by the coding sequence ATGATTGCGATGGCTACCACCAATCCAGGCTTAGAGGACGTAGCTGAATGGGAAGTTGCTTCTTGGGGAGCTAAACCCATCTCCCGAGAGGAAGGGAGGACGTTTTTCGAGTGGGATGGTTCTCTCGATGAATTAGTTTGGAAAATCGAGAGAAGCAATACCCTCCACAAAGTGGTCGTAATTTTCTATAGGGGATCTCTCGAAGGAATCGATCTCAGTTGGGTTCCGAAGTACGTGAGCCCTGGAGTGAAGTTCGCGGTCAGGGCTCAGAGGATAGGCGAAGGCATCCACTCAATGGAACTAGCTAAATTGGTTGGCGAGAAGGTTATTGAAGAAGTAGAGAAATTTTATGGAGAGAAACCGGAGGTCGACTTGGACTACCCCTCAGTAGTTGTTTACGCTGAGAGTAGGTTCGGTGAAATAATAATAGGGCTTCAAGTTAGCGGCGAGGAATCGCTTCACAGAAGATACTATAGGATATATGAACACATGGCGTCCTTAAAACCTACCATAGCTTATTCAATGCTAAAGTTGGCGGGAGCCGAAGAGGCTGAAGTACTAGTAGATCCAATGTGCGGATCCGGCACTATAGCTATAGAAGCAACGAAGTTCCTAATACCTAAGATATATTGTTTCGATATTAAGAAGAAGTACGTAGAGATAGCTAAAGCTAACGCGAAAGCGGCAATGGTTGAGGATTTGATAGAATTCGATGCATGGGACGCCACCAAGCTCCACGAAAGAGTTACAGACGTGGACTTGATAGCCGTTAATCCGCCTTACGGCATAAGAATGGGGAGCCCTAGGAAAGTATTGAAGTTATATGAGGATTTCTCCCGTTCCTCCTATCAGGCCTTGGGACGAAACGGGAAGTTAGTTATGATAACTCCCTTAAAGGAGGCGAAGGAAATATTCATCAGGAACGGATTCGAACTAATGAGTAAAAGAAGCGTGTACCACGGTGACTTATGGACTGAGCTGATGCTATTTAGGAAGAGGACTTCTTAG
- the aroC gene encoding chorismate synthase translates to MAGNSFGKAFVLTTWGESHGKALGAVIDGCPAGLPLNEKDLLVEMVLRRPGRKYTTPRREPDLPQILSGVFNGRTTGTPISVVVFNKDVVSDYYETIKETPRPGHADLTYIKKYGYENWDYRGGGRASGRETLGRVIGGAIAKKLLSCLGVVVTGNVIELGGREFPRARDVEEGLRARLSPFRVIEGDDKAEEVIRKALEERDSVGGVVEVVAWRVPPGLGEPVFDKLKADLAKALLSIPAAVGFELGEGFQLAKLRGSEARDPFVTSEGDIVTEGQRSGGVLGGISVGGDVRVKVAFKPTSSIMIPVKTVNVNTLEEEELKVPGRHDPAIVLRAVAVTEAMVAVTLVDHAIRAGYIHPNRIEWNYNCQRTWELYSDYLPRDAKEFIESLP, encoded by the coding sequence GTGGCCGGTAATTCGTTCGGTAAGGCATTCGTTTTAACCACGTGGGGAGAGAGCCACGGGAAAGCGCTAGGCGCCGTTATAGATGGGTGCCCAGCTGGCCTACCCCTTAATGAGAAGGATCTATTAGTAGAAATGGTTCTAAGGAGACCCGGAAGGAAGTATACTACGCCTAGAAGGGAACCGGACCTCCCCCAGATCTTGAGCGGGGTCTTCAATGGAAGGACCACCGGTACCCCTATTTCAGTCGTAGTTTTCAACAAGGACGTCGTATCTGACTACTACGAGACCATTAAGGAAACCCCTAGGCCTGGGCACGCCGATTTAACCTACATCAAGAAATACGGTTACGAGAACTGGGATTACAGAGGAGGGGGAAGGGCCTCCGGAAGGGAAACCCTTGGTAGAGTGATAGGCGGAGCAATAGCGAAGAAACTCCTCTCTTGCTTGGGGGTAGTCGTTACGGGGAACGTGATAGAGCTAGGTGGAAGGGAATTCCCGAGGGCTAGGGACGTAGAAGAGGGGCTTAGAGCCAGGTTATCCCCGTTTAGGGTAATTGAAGGCGACGATAAGGCCGAAGAAGTAATTAGGAAGGCATTGGAGGAAAGGGACTCCGTTGGAGGAGTGGTCGAGGTAGTCGCTTGGAGGGTACCTCCGGGCTTGGGCGAACCCGTGTTCGATAAGCTGAAGGCGGATCTAGCTAAGGCTTTGCTTTCCATACCGGCCGCAGTAGGATTCGAACTAGGCGAAGGTTTTCAGTTAGCGAAGCTGAGGGGAAGCGAGGCAAGGGACCCGTTCGTTACCTCTGAAGGCGATATAGTTACTGAAGGCCAAAGGTCCGGTGGGGTGTTAGGCGGAATAAGCGTCGGTGGAGACGTTAGGGTTAAAGTTGCCTTCAAGCCCACCTCGTCTATAATGATTCCCGTAAAGACTGTTAACGTAAATACGTTGGAGGAAGAGGAACTGAAGGTTCCCGGAAGACACGACCCAGCTATAGTGCTAAGGGCAGTTGCCGTCACAGAGGCGATGGTCGCTGTAACTTTGGTTGATCACGCAATAAGGGCCGGGTACATACATCCCAATAGAATAGAATGGAACTACAACTGCCAGAGGACTTGGGAGCTATACTCAGACTACTTACCTAGAGACGCGAAGGAATTCATTGAGTCGCTTCCTTGA
- a CDS encoding putative CRISPR-associated protein, with translation MTNSVMGSIGRGIAAQLQDRLKEIVNEDLERLASNKVKCGEKVNAKLDDLVEVVREHPEIMSAELNSLIKFMRSIYINNGKEPVLDEVSLICSETPTGAASCYVLREVLERGIDVDGYYLKPKVSTYVVKALGNLGSSFSPASFYVGLLNLVCCALRLCERGWRVLANLTGGFKPEVAYTTAILMALSNIESIYYVHEGLKDVVLLPLLNLVVSSVNFKERLSKEPYKSYYQRALGELYEVFVNEIENCILGRTYLMPCESLEEYLKRCKLIT, from the coding sequence TTGACTAACTCGGTTATGGGAAGCATAGGTAGGGGCATCGCTGCCCAGCTTCAGGATCGGTTGAAAGAGATCGTGAACGAGGACCTGGAGAGGCTGGCCTCAAACAAGGTTAAGTGCGGTGAAAAGGTTAACGCTAAGCTAGACGACTTAGTTGAAGTAGTTAGGGAACATCCAGAAATTATGTCCGCTGAACTGAACTCCTTAATAAAGTTCATGAGGTCGATTTACATCAATAACGGCAAGGAACCCGTCTTAGACGAGGTATCGCTAATTTGCTCTGAAACCCCTACGGGAGCGGCTTCGTGTTACGTACTGAGAGAGGTCTTGGAGAGGGGGATAGACGTAGATGGGTACTACTTGAAGCCAAAGGTAAGCACCTACGTTGTTAAAGCGTTAGGAAACCTCGGCTCGAGCTTCTCTCCCGCTAGCTTCTACGTAGGCTTGCTCAATCTAGTTTGTTGCGCCTTGAGGTTATGTGAAAGGGGATGGAGGGTTTTGGCCAACTTAACTGGAGGCTTCAAGCCCGAGGTCGCTTACACTACAGCTATATTAATGGCTCTATCTAACATTGAAAGCATATACTACGTTCACGAGGGATTGAAGGACGTAGTGCTCTTGCCTTTATTGAACTTAGTAGTTAGTAGCGTTAACTTCAAGGAAAGGCTTTCCAAAGAGCCTTACAAGAGCTATTACCAAAGAGCGCTCGGCGAACTATACGAAGTCTTCGTTAACGAAATAGAAAATTGTATCCTAGGTAGAACCTACCTAATGCCTTGCGAGTCTCTTGAAGAGTATTTAAAGAGATGCAAACTAATTACTTAA
- a CDS encoding 3,4-dihydroxy-2-butanone-4-phosphate synthase, with the protein MDLREHLLSGKPIMIYDSESRENEVDLVFYSGAVSRSSIYALRSLAGGLICFSMPLEIGSQLGLDYMHNYLKELGFASLVRPQSYGDYPAFSISVNHQSVGTGISDEDRAKTVRELFEVVKLALEDPSEARKKFLNEFQAPGHVPILLARNLDERQGHTELSTRLFQSLGLVPSAVFAEVLDYGHSMRLDKAREISKTLGIPLLSSNEIIEMVRGR; encoded by the coding sequence ATGGATTTAAGGGAGCACTTGCTTTCCGGTAAACCAATCATGATATACGACTCGGAGAGTAGGGAGAACGAGGTAGACTTAGTCTTCTATTCGGGAGCGGTGAGTAGGAGTAGCATATACGCTCTCAGGTCTTTAGCTGGCGGCCTCATATGCTTCTCAATGCCCTTGGAAATAGGTTCCCAATTAGGTTTAGACTACATGCATAATTACTTGAAGGAACTCGGTTTCGCGAGCCTCGTGAGGCCTCAATCGTACGGGGACTACCCCGCCTTTTCGATTTCTGTAAACCATCAAAGCGTTGGAACGGGAATAAGCGATGAAGACAGAGCCAAGACCGTTAGGGAATTGTTCGAAGTAGTGAAACTCGCTCTCGAAGACCCCTCTGAGGCTAGAAAGAAGTTTCTAAACGAATTCCAAGCGCCCGGTCACGTGCCCATACTCCTTGCCAGGAACTTAGACGAGAGGCAAGGTCATACGGAGTTGAGCACGAGGTTGTTCCAGAGCTTGGGCTTAGTACCTTCGGCAGTGTTCGCTGAAGTCCTAGACTACGGCCACTCGATGAGATTGGACAAGGCGAGGGAAATATCTAAGACGTTGGGCATACCCTTACTCTCTTCTAATGAAATAATCGAGATGGTAAGGGGTAGATGA
- a CDS encoding digeranylgeranylglycerophospholipid reductase, whose product MYDVVIVGAGTTGLTAAKFIAEKGYKVLVVDLRSEDDIGNKVCGDAISKEYFGGKIPLSEPPEYAIEGRIVGAKIYSPDEKTVWTVPGEGFMLNRRGFGKWLYSLAREAGAEFSFSTRALGPIVKDGKVKGITVRRGDKVESIESRLVVDASGVVSIIRRALPKSWPVAEELDFKDTAIAYREIRKINYAIEDEEYIRIYVSQEKAPGGYWWLFPYPGKMKVNVGLGVQGGVGHKDPMWYFNKYLANRIGGEVLHAGGGVVPTRRPLDTMVADGFAAAGDAAYQVNPIHGGGIGSGMLGAYLLAKNAVKALEEEPTIENLWQYNVDFMEAYGAKQAALDVFRIFLQSLSDEEINYGMRNKIIKEEDLLKASLEGDLKISSTDKLMRVIKALGKPSLLSKLKTVADYMKEVKELYLNYPKNPSEFDEWRKRVNELFNEYKNVLSKK is encoded by the coding sequence GTGTACGATGTAGTTATAGTTGGAGCCGGTACGACCGGCCTAACTGCCGCTAAATTTATTGCAGAGAAAGGTTACAAGGTATTGGTAGTAGACCTAAGGTCCGAGGACGATATAGGTAACAAAGTCTGTGGAGATGCTATTAGTAAAGAATATTTCGGAGGCAAAATACCCTTAAGCGAACCTCCTGAGTACGCCATTGAGGGTAGGATAGTTGGAGCCAAAATATATTCTCCTGACGAAAAAACTGTTTGGACCGTGCCCGGAGAAGGGTTCATGTTAAACAGGAGGGGATTCGGCAAGTGGCTTTACTCTTTAGCTAGAGAGGCGGGGGCGGAGTTCTCTTTCTCAACTAGGGCCTTAGGTCCTATCGTGAAGGACGGGAAGGTTAAAGGAATAACGGTTAGGAGGGGCGATAAGGTAGAATCTATAGAGAGTAGATTGGTTGTAGACGCTTCAGGCGTAGTTTCAATAATTAGAAGGGCCTTGCCGAAATCGTGGCCCGTAGCTGAAGAGCTCGACTTCAAGGACACTGCTATAGCTTATAGGGAAATAAGGAAGATCAACTACGCAATAGAAGACGAGGAGTACATTAGAATTTACGTTTCACAAGAGAAAGCCCCGGGAGGATACTGGTGGCTCTTCCCCTATCCCGGTAAAATGAAGGTTAACGTGGGTCTGGGAGTTCAAGGCGGAGTGGGACACAAGGATCCTATGTGGTACTTTAACAAGTACTTAGCTAATAGAATTGGGGGCGAGGTCCTACACGCCGGTGGGGGCGTAGTACCAACCAGGAGGCCCCTAGATACAATGGTTGCAGACGGATTCGCCGCTGCGGGCGACGCAGCGTACCAAGTTAACCCTATACACGGCGGGGGCATAGGTTCCGGAATGCTCGGCGCCTACCTGCTAGCTAAGAACGCTGTGAAGGCCTTAGAGGAAGAGCCCACCATAGAGAACTTGTGGCAATACAACGTTGACTTCATGGAAGCATACGGCGCTAAGCAAGCGGCGCTGGACGTCTTCAGAATATTCTTACAGTCCTTAAGCGATGAGGAGATAAATTACGGAATGAGGAACAAAATAATAAAGGAAGAGGACTTATTGAAAGCGTCATTAGAAGGCGATCTGAAGATAAGCAGTACTGATAAATTAATGAGGGTAATCAAGGCCCTAGGGAAGCCCTCGTTACTATCGAAACTGAAGACGGTGGCCGACTACATGAAGGAGGTTAAGGAACTGTATTTGAACTATCCCAAGAACCCGAGCGAATTCGACGAATGGAGGAAGCGCGTTAACGAGTTATTTAATGAATATAAGAACGTTCTATCAAAAAAGTAA
- a CDS encoding MMPL family transporter, with translation MKKVLAWVAIAIIAALFAAKLDSVLVYSETAMLPPQAESYKVKEAVNRYFPDLSNRTILMVSLKYNVTDQRVADWYHQWKNETGLDASSYIDLVEKFRDALKGVYNGLGKMVKGVSKGFAGYWMVTDLVHFTMVMNGLYDLSEEEAIEMYKQVTLGTPLEKYSDIAKTLYETVKSKKLDPNSLDESQLALIAKHKLLEGLSNDYARSYTLCLGCKVIQKVKGLQLWLNYGFDPDSLKNEIDKYVNETVPEAVKCFASQKLKDLPQDVAVELLLAAWEGRSVNLDQMVNRAIEEKFGDMIHYLMVSKDWKTMLITIKNASYEQAIEAKRKALKSEVVTEAYLMGGEVLNREMKEANLEDAERVQELSHVAVLLVLFAITRSVVASVIPFIVVGIGIVTGMALAYFLGQLFPIYQMAKTLMITTGLGLGMDYSIFILSRFKEELRQGVEVHEAAKIAAKRAGHAVGISALAASMGFASLALSGTLMLNSMGLTIPLVVIATAIASMTMLPELLALLGKKTWFWWPIGLKEEKRKVGETPVVPRKGIVFIAFVVVLVITIFSLYFYVNYKGSSDSRLFIPSGTEAYEALQKFSEKFPGGAWGPIQIYVERYNGFAWKLVKEQLLKMNGVVAVMDPNENFGTLKDGKGVGLVILKYEPFSEEALDMVPKIRNLVHSKLNGMVGGMPAELYDTKTLVTASFWQRVTPFAIIATMAVLALAVRKVDPVISAGFGLIAAISWAVTLSHYLSVALWGYPLYWITPMVALIATLGIGTDYNVFFITRIIEEIEKKRDYLGGVWRPLKLVGPIIFGLASIMASAYFGMLVARSIGLKQMGLALGFSALFAALNAILLNPIVLTVISSFKGSLKRAGKESEEVIE, from the coding sequence GTGAAGAAAGTACTCGCTTGGGTAGCGATAGCGATAATTGCCGCGCTCTTCGCAGCCAAGCTCGATAGCGTTCTAGTCTATTCGGAGACAGCGATGCTGCCTCCGCAAGCCGAATCCTATAAGGTAAAGGAGGCCGTGAACCGTTACTTCCCGGACTTAAGTAATAGAACGATACTAATGGTTTCGTTAAAGTACAACGTAACGGATCAAAGAGTTGCGGATTGGTACCACCAATGGAAGAACGAAACGGGTCTGGACGCTAGCAGTTACATAGATCTAGTAGAGAAGTTTCGCGACGCCCTAAAGGGGGTGTACAACGGCCTTGGGAAGATGGTAAAGGGCGTTTCGAAGGGCTTCGCGGGTTACTGGATGGTAACCGATTTGGTTCACTTCACAATGGTAATGAATGGCCTCTACGACCTAAGCGAAGAAGAAGCTATAGAGATGTATAAGCAAGTGACCCTCGGAACGCCTTTAGAGAAGTATTCCGATATTGCTAAGACGCTATATGAAACCGTGAAATCGAAGAAACTGGACCCCAACAGCTTGGACGAGTCGCAATTAGCCCTAATAGCTAAACACAAGTTACTGGAAGGGTTAAGCAACGACTATGCTAGGAGCTACACGCTCTGCTTAGGATGTAAGGTCATTCAAAAGGTCAAGGGACTCCAGCTCTGGCTCAACTACGGATTCGATCCCGATTCTCTAAAGAATGAAATAGACAAGTATGTAAACGAAACGGTACCTGAAGCAGTTAAATGCTTCGCTTCTCAAAAGCTCAAGGACTTACCTCAAGACGTAGCGGTGGAACTGCTACTAGCTGCATGGGAAGGTAGAAGCGTTAATTTGGACCAGATGGTTAACAGGGCAATTGAAGAGAAGTTCGGTGACATGATACATTACTTAATGGTTTCAAAGGATTGGAAAACGATGCTAATTACCATAAAGAACGCCAGCTACGAGCAAGCCATCGAAGCCAAGAGGAAGGCCTTGAAGAGCGAAGTCGTTACCGAGGCCTACTTGATGGGAGGGGAAGTACTGAATAGGGAAATGAAGGAAGCCAACTTAGAGGACGCCGAGAGGGTTCAGGAGCTAAGCCACGTTGCGGTCTTGTTAGTGCTCTTCGCTATAACTAGGTCCGTAGTAGCTTCCGTAATACCGTTCATTGTAGTAGGAATAGGTATAGTAACTGGAATGGCGTTAGCCTACTTCCTCGGACAATTGTTCCCCATCTACCAAATGGCGAAGACGCTGATGATAACTACGGGACTCGGTCTGGGTATGGACTATAGCATATTCATCCTCTCTAGGTTCAAGGAAGAATTGAGGCAAGGCGTGGAGGTTCACGAAGCCGCTAAGATCGCTGCCAAGAGGGCTGGTCACGCTGTAGGCATCTCAGCCCTAGCAGCTTCCATGGGGTTCGCGTCCCTCGCCTTGTCCGGAACCTTGATGTTAAACAGCATGGGTCTAACTATACCATTGGTAGTCATAGCTACTGCGATTGCTTCAATGACCATGCTACCGGAGCTCTTAGCTCTATTAGGTAAGAAGACTTGGTTCTGGTGGCCTATAGGGCTCAAGGAAGAAAAGAGGAAGGTAGGCGAAACCCCAGTTGTACCTAGGAAGGGAATAGTATTTATTGCGTTCGTAGTAGTATTAGTGATAACGATCTTCAGCTTATACTTCTACGTGAACTACAAAGGCAGTAGCGACAGCAGGCTATTCATACCCAGCGGAACCGAGGCTTACGAGGCCCTCCAAAAGTTCTCCGAGAAGTTCCCCGGAGGGGCTTGGGGTCCGATCCAGATATACGTGGAAAGATATAACGGATTCGCGTGGAAGCTCGTTAAAGAGCAATTGTTGAAGATGAACGGCGTAGTAGCCGTAATGGATCCCAACGAGAACTTCGGTACCTTAAAGGATGGCAAGGGAGTTGGACTCGTAATACTCAAATACGAGCCCTTCTCAGAGGAAGCTTTAGACATGGTGCCGAAAATAAGGAACTTAGTTCACTCGAAGCTCAATGGAATGGTTGGGGGAATGCCCGCTGAGCTATACGATACGAAAACCTTAGTGACCGCGAGCTTCTGGCAAAGGGTAACGCCCTTCGCCATCATCGCTACGATGGCTGTTCTCGCGCTTGCCGTCAGGAAGGTAGATCCAGTAATTTCCGCTGGCTTCGGGTTAATTGCAGCCATCTCTTGGGCAGTCACGCTATCTCACTACCTCTCGGTGGCCCTTTGGGGCTATCCCTTATACTGGATTACCCCAATGGTCGCCTTGATAGCGACGCTAGGAATTGGTACCGATTACAACGTGTTCTTCATAACAAGGATAATAGAGGAAATAGAGAAGAAGAGGGACTACCTAGGAGGCGTATGGAGGCCCCTGAAACTAGTGGGTCCCATAATATTCGGATTAGCGTCTATAATGGCGTCAGCGTACTTCGGAATGTTAGTGGCTAGGTCCATAGGATTGAAGCAAATGGGTCTGGCACTAGGCTTCTCGGCCCTGTTCGCCGCACTGAACGCCATACTACTGAACCCGATAGTCCTAACGGTCATATCAAGTTTCAAGGGATCGTTAAAGAGGGCCGGGAAGGAGTCGGAAGAGGTAATAGAATGA
- the psmA gene encoding archaeal proteasome endopeptidase complex subunit alpha: MGYDRAITVFSPDGKLYQVEYAFESVKRGWSTIGMKCKEGVLIAVEKKKVRALVEYDRVEKIFKIDEHIMASFAGLAADGRLLIDLAKEVALRHRFLYDEPPTVEVVAKAISDVKQAYTQHAGVRPFGVALILAGIDEFGPQVIMTEPSGQYMSYYAVAIGQEYASIQDYIEGRYKYDMSLREAIILALKALMEVSEEIPKPEIYEIGIIRTDEKVMRKLTKDEIAELISEAKKSSS; the protein is encoded by the coding sequence ATGGGCTACGATAGAGCTATTACCGTCTTCTCGCCGGACGGTAAGCTATACCAAGTGGAGTACGCCTTCGAGTCCGTAAAGAGGGGTTGGAGCACAATAGGAATGAAATGTAAGGAGGGCGTTCTAATAGCTGTTGAAAAGAAGAAGGTGAGGGCACTAGTTGAGTACGATAGGGTCGAGAAGATATTCAAGATAGACGAACATATAATGGCGAGCTTCGCCGGATTGGCCGCTGACGGTAGGCTGTTAATAGACCTAGCCAAGGAGGTCGCCCTCAGGCACAGGTTCCTCTACGACGAACCTCCCACGGTGGAGGTAGTAGCTAAAGCCATCAGCGACGTGAAGCAAGCTTATACGCAACACGCGGGAGTGAGGCCTTTCGGTGTTGCCTTAATACTCGCTGGTATAGATGAGTTCGGACCTCAAGTAATTATGACGGAGCCAAGCGGTCAGTACATGAGCTATTACGCAGTAGCTATAGGCCAAGAGTACGCTTCGATACAAGACTACATAGAAGGGAGGTATAAGTACGACATGAGTCTAAGGGAAGCCATTATACTTGCGTTGAAGGCCCTAATGGAGGTCAGCGAGGAAATACCCAAGCCAGAGATATACGAGATCGGAATAATAAGGACGGACGAGAAGGTCATGAGGAAGTTAACCAAAGACGAAATAGCCGAACTAATAAGCGAGGCTAAGAAGTCCTCTTCCTAA
- a CDS encoding AbrB/MazE/SpoVT family DNA-binding domain-containing protein gives MRIIEILKVDGKGRVTIPRTVRDALNIIEGGYVIMIADLNKNEILLTPTSGSGGKLLEIRILFNDERGKLAEISEALAEMNVDQITTNCRTMRKGEVAECTIVVEASNEMDESEIERKISGIKGVKEVLVVPIQGH, from the coding sequence TTGAGGATAATCGAGATCCTTAAGGTCGATGGGAAAGGTAGGGTCACCATTCCGAGGACCGTTAGGGACGCGTTAAATATAATAGAAGGCGGTTACGTGATAATGATAGCCGACTTGAACAAGAACGAGATCCTTCTAACCCCAACTAGCGGGAGCGGGGGAAAGTTGCTGGAAATTAGAATACTGTTTAACGACGAGAGAGGTAAGTTAGCGGAAATATCTGAGGCGTTGGCCGAAATGAACGTCGACCAAATTACTACCAATTGCAGGACAATGAGGAAGGGCGAAGTGGCGGAATGTACGATAGTTGTAGAGGCGTCAAATGAAATGGATGAGAGCGAAATAGAGAGGAAGATATCCGGAATAAAGGGAGTTAAGGAAGTATTAGTTGTTCCCATTCAAGGGCACTAG
- a CDS encoding NMD3-related protein, with product MLKRFCYRCGAIESEDNPIINGLCLNCLLKEKTLVSVKANQKIIVCPVCGSYLIGSSWYPGSDDPDETIRWLAERVIEQSIAPVEPAREVEVVDLSVRKARGGKYVADVTVELDVVGKKVRQTVTVPLNVEKRVCPKCLMKSGGDYEATLQIRSERGYVTNDELRTAGEFFSKVNNGEDVVDLVDKKEGLDVLLASKEVARKTARLMRFNLGAKVIESYSVVGMKRDGRVRKRLTLSVRLPAIEPGDGLLVDKEPAILTSIGKGKFRVHLLHQNKEISIDVDHWWAMRKNGRIVYPHEKNLETAKVTGLDPLTIKLHDRDLIAEGPIGLTVGDEVYVINYKGVIYVLPKRAR from the coding sequence TTGTTAAAGAGGTTTTGCTATAGATGCGGGGCGATTGAGAGCGAGGACAATCCGATAATAAACGGGCTGTGCTTGAATTGTCTACTTAAAGAGAAAACGCTCGTTTCGGTAAAGGCTAACCAGAAGATAATAGTATGTCCGGTATGCGGTTCTTACCTCATTGGGTCCTCGTGGTACCCAGGAAGCGACGATCCCGATGAAACCATAAGGTGGTTAGCTGAGAGGGTGATTGAGCAATCGATAGCGCCAGTTGAACCGGCACGCGAAGTCGAGGTTGTGGACCTAAGCGTTAGAAAAGCGCGAGGAGGTAAGTACGTAGCGGACGTAACAGTCGAACTTGATGTAGTCGGGAAGAAGGTAAGGCAAACCGTCACCGTCCCCCTTAACGTAGAGAAGAGGGTTTGTCCAAAGTGCCTAATGAAGAGCGGAGGCGACTACGAAGCTACGTTGCAAATAAGGTCCGAGAGGGGCTACGTAACCAATGACGAGTTGAGGACCGCGGGAGAGTTCTTCTCAAAGGTTAATAACGGTGAAGACGTAGTAGACTTAGTGGACAAGAAGGAGGGTCTGGACGTACTCTTAGCTAGTAAAGAGGTGGCTAGGAAAACTGCCAGGTTGATGAGGTTCAACTTGGGCGCTAAGGTAATTGAAAGCTACAGCGTAGTAGGCATGAAGAGAGATGGGAGGGTTAGGAAGAGGCTCACGTTAAGCGTTAGGTTACCTGCAATCGAACCGGGCGATGGTCTCTTAGTGGATAAGGAACCGGCCATTCTGACTTCGATCGGAAAGGGTAAATTCAGAGTTCACCTACTTCATCAAAACAAGGAAATATCTATAGACGTGGATCATTGGTGGGCCATGAGAAAGAATGGGAGAATAGTATACCCTCACGAGAAGAACTTGGAGACCGCTAAAGTAACTGGACTAGATCCCTTGACGATAAAGTTACACGATAGAGACTTAATAGCTGAAGGTCCGATAGGTTTGACCGTGGGCGACGAGGTTTACGTGATAAACTACAAGGGAGTAATTTACGTGTTACCCAAGAGGGCCCGGTGA
- a CDS encoding DUF357 domain-containing protein — protein sequence MSCERARKYLEGLRGALKSLNFSDDVEKVVDLARRYVDDTEYYVNKGDCETALVTASYAEGLLDALRLIGKANFQWKREERPKVLVGGTFDLLHPGHVELLKEASKYGDVIAVVARDENVRKIRGRDPVLPQEQRAYMLSSIKYVKEAMVGEEDPLESILKVKPDIVFLGPDQFWKEEELKRRLRERGLEVEVIRMKEKKCIPRGICSSRKIVERVLELFCGKKSRE from the coding sequence TTGAGCTGCGAAAGAGCGAGAAAGTACCTAGAGGGACTACGCGGAGCCCTGAAGAGCTTGAATTTTTCCGATGACGTGGAAAAAGTAGTTGATCTAGCTAGGAGATACGTGGACGATACCGAGTACTACGTAAACAAAGGCGACTGCGAAACGGCCTTGGTAACCGCTTCCTACGCCGAAGGCTTGCTCGATGCCTTGAGGCTAATAGGAAAGGCGAATTTCCAATGGAAGAGAGAGGAAAGACCCAAGGTACTGGTTGGAGGTACCTTCGACCTACTCCATCCAGGACACGTGGAGCTCTTAAAGGAAGCTTCCAAGTACGGAGACGTAATTGCCGTGGTTGCAAGGGACGAGAACGTTAGAAAGATAAGGGGAAGGGATCCAGTTCTACCCCAAGAGCAAAGGGCGTACATGCTTTCATCCATAAAGTACGTCAAAGAAGCAATGGTAGGTGAGGAAGATCCCCTCGAGAGCATATTGAAGGTTAAACCCGATATAGTGTTCTTGGGTCCAGATCAATTCTGGAAAGAGGAAGAGTTGAAGAGAAGACTGAGGGAAAGGGGCTTAGAGGTTGAGGTAATTAGAATGAAGGAGAAGAAGTGCATACCGAGAGGCATTTGCTCGTCGAGGAAAATAGTGGAAAGGGTATTGGAATTGTTCTGTGGGAAGAAGAGCCGGGAGTGA